Proteins encoded within one genomic window of Corynebacterium aurimucosum:
- a CDS encoding Rv2732c family membrane protein: MGDDLKQVRDAVAAEKRAARTIELGKHKYALIVSVLAWVAYLVLPYAGEARGWEALFVGGTVEGVRISLMETVSAWLALGGVGILTTATLLTRRTSVALAAWMMVTISFFVNLWGFWYRGGAAEGASIGMYAVAISTLVAFLVYCQVALRRSPEQLAAAERVREVSGQLDHVGVLQNEAATELPAEQNPLLIDDRRSRAASRHRRQQGEE; the protein is encoded by the coding sequence ATGGGTGATGACTTGAAGCAGGTGCGCGACGCCGTCGCGGCAGAGAAGCGTGCAGCGAGGACCATTGAACTGGGAAAGCACAAATACGCGCTCATCGTATCCGTCCTGGCGTGGGTAGCGTACCTGGTGCTTCCTTATGCTGGCGAGGCTCGCGGATGGGAAGCGCTCTTCGTCGGAGGAACCGTTGAGGGAGTCCGGATCTCGCTTATGGAGACCGTCAGCGCCTGGCTAGCGTTGGGTGGCGTGGGTATTCTGACCACGGCCACACTCCTCACGCGGCGGACGTCTGTAGCTCTCGCCGCATGGATGATGGTGACCATCTCCTTTTTCGTCAACTTATGGGGCTTCTGGTACCGCGGCGGCGCCGCTGAGGGTGCTTCCATCGGCATGTACGCGGTTGCTATCTCGACGTTGGTGGCCTTTCTTGTGTACTGCCAAGTTGCGTTGCGCCGCAGCCCTGAGCAGCTAGCCGCCGCTGAGCGTGTCCGTGAAGTCTCGGGGCAGCTTGACCACGTGGGTGTCTTGCAAAACGAAGCCGCGACTGAGCTGCCAGCGGAGCAGAACCCGCTGCTTATCGACGACCGCCGCTCACGCGCCGCCTCACGCCACCGCCGTCAGCAGGGCGAGGAATAA
- a CDS encoding DUF349 domain-containing protein, with protein MSAIPSPGAMPRKGARPGPSASAPAARPVQPAKNDPAKWGRVDADGSVFVKSPEGERKIGEWQAGTPEEGLAHFGARYDDLSTEIELLESRLQAHPDDAASIKSTAAELRDSLPTQAVIGDIAALDKRLSTVIEHSVEAGEQAQANKARRREEAIAKKEKLAAEAEDIAANSTEWKAAGDRIRAILEEWKQIRGIDRQTDDALWKRYSRARDSFNRRRGSHFAELDRNRAAARAKKEELVERAEAIKESTNWGETARAYRDLMTEWKAAGRAPREIDDKLWARFRAAQDHFFNARNAVNDERDKQFAENAAAKDALIAEYDSQIDPSKSIDAAKAKLRELQEKWEEIGFVPRKQVREYESKISALEKRVSDAEDSQWRRTDPEAQARVAQFQAKVDEFTAQAEAADAKGNAKKAEELRAQAQQWQEFADAAAAAVNDK; from the coding sequence ATGTCCGCTATTCCTTCTCCTGGAGCCATGCCCCGCAAGGGCGCTCGTCCCGGCCCGTCGGCTTCCGCCCCCGCCGCACGACCGGTGCAGCCGGCAAAGAATGATCCCGCTAAATGGGGCCGCGTTGATGCTGATGGTTCGGTCTTTGTGAAGTCGCCCGAAGGTGAACGCAAGATCGGCGAATGGCAGGCAGGCACCCCAGAAGAAGGCTTGGCGCACTTTGGCGCCCGCTACGACGATCTGTCTACCGAAATCGAGCTGCTGGAATCCCGCCTGCAGGCGCATCCGGACGATGCAGCGTCGATCAAATCAACCGCGGCAGAGCTCCGGGACTCCCTGCCCACGCAGGCAGTGATTGGTGATATTGCCGCCTTGGACAAGCGCCTGAGCACCGTCATTGAGCATTCCGTGGAGGCCGGCGAGCAGGCGCAGGCTAACAAGGCTCGCCGCCGCGAAGAGGCAATCGCCAAGAAGGAAAAGCTGGCGGCCGAGGCCGAGGACATCGCCGCCAACTCGACGGAGTGGAAGGCCGCCGGCGACCGCATTCGCGCCATCCTCGAGGAGTGGAAGCAGATTCGTGGCATCGACCGTCAGACGGATGATGCACTGTGGAAGCGCTATTCCCGCGCCCGCGATTCCTTTAACCGTCGTCGGGGCTCGCATTTCGCCGAGCTCGATCGCAACCGCGCTGCAGCCCGCGCCAAGAAGGAAGAGCTAGTGGAGCGCGCGGAGGCTATTAAGGAATCCACCAACTGGGGTGAAACGGCGCGTGCTTACCGTGACCTCATGACGGAGTGGAAGGCCGCTGGCCGCGCTCCCCGCGAGATCGACGATAAACTCTGGGCCCGCTTCCGTGCCGCGCAGGACCACTTCTTCAACGCCCGCAACGCGGTCAACGACGAACGGGATAAGCAATTCGCAGAAAACGCCGCCGCCAAGGACGCGCTCATTGCGGAATATGACTCCCAGATTGATCCATCCAAGTCCATCGACGCTGCAAAGGCCAAGCTGCGGGAGCTGCAGGAAAAGTGGGAAGAGATTGGTTTCGTCCCGCGCAAGCAGGTGCGCGAATACGAGTCTAAGATCTCGGCTTTGGAAAAGCGCGTGAGCGACGCCGAGGATTCACAATGGCGCCGGACGGACCCAGAGGCCCAAGCCCGCGTGGCCCAGTTCCAAGCCAAGGTGGATGAATTCACTGCACAGGCGGAGGCCGCAGACGCCAAGGGCAATGCCAAAAAGGCAGAGGAACTGCGCGCCCAGGCGCAGCAATGGCAGGAGTTCGCGGATGCCGCTGCGGCTGCTGTCAACGATAAGTAG
- a CDS encoding GNAT family N-acetyltransferase, with amino-acid sequence MFVQIVAPPGSAHAEPADCLRSFVFDANLAAQEASGDPAASGSPRRVLQRLQGSAESVTYLFGLTTAAMGTAGELGLPVISAAEPSPEIDFDGFIHISLPLLEETDNADIECVLAADLLPLPGEELEPEALDVTRALAREALRLTRQLGRKNAQVGMLYPPDADHTYDPMSQAYLELGFRQKHAERQMYVDIQPTAPVLGAQVWPDYDIPKELLDDVLRLLTIASADAVYGDLSVEPIVWTRQRLNEAYARLRSRKAHTLLVGILERGRVVALTELSRHGDADPEVCEWTLTVTDRAYRRRGLATRAKQHAQYAVTHHWPTVRRAYCSVAQADPAMNALYARLGAHIISASSAYELTV; translated from the coding sequence GTGTTCGTTCAGATAGTCGCCCCGCCGGGCTCGGCACACGCTGAGCCGGCGGATTGCCTCCGCAGCTTTGTCTTCGACGCTAACCTTGCCGCACAGGAAGCCAGCGGTGATCCCGCGGCCAGTGGCTCTCCACGCCGTGTGCTCCAGCGCTTGCAAGGCTCCGCAGAGTCCGTGACTTACCTTTTCGGGCTCACTACCGCTGCTATGGGCACTGCAGGAGAACTGGGGCTGCCGGTCATTTCAGCAGCCGAGCCCAGCCCAGAAATCGACTTCGACGGTTTCATCCATATCTCACTTCCTCTCTTGGAGGAAACGGACAACGCCGATATCGAATGCGTCCTCGCCGCGGATCTCTTGCCCTTGCCTGGGGAGGAACTAGAGCCAGAGGCTCTCGACGTTACGCGAGCCCTCGCCCGCGAGGCACTCCGGCTTACCCGCCAACTGGGCCGCAAGAATGCCCAGGTTGGCATGCTGTATCCGCCGGACGCGGACCATACCTACGATCCGATGTCGCAGGCCTACCTCGAACTGGGGTTTCGCCAGAAGCACGCCGAGCGTCAGATGTACGTCGACATCCAGCCCACTGCCCCAGTGCTCGGTGCGCAGGTGTGGCCGGACTATGACATCCCGAAAGAGCTTCTGGATGATGTCCTCCGCTTGCTCACCATTGCCTCCGCCGACGCCGTGTACGGTGACTTGAGCGTTGAGCCCATCGTGTGGACGCGGCAGCGCCTCAACGAAGCTTACGCCCGGCTACGCTCCCGGAAGGCTCACACGTTGCTCGTCGGCATTCTCGAGCGCGGTCGAGTCGTCGCACTCACGGAGCTGTCGCGCCACGGCGATGCAGACCCCGAAGTGTGCGAGTGGACTCTCACAGTCACCGACCGCGCCTACCGCCGGCGCGGACTGGCCACGCGCGCCAAGCAGCATGCTCAGTACGCGGTGACGCACCACTGGCCCACCGTTCGCCGGGCGTACTGTTCTGTGGCCCAAGCTGATCCAGCGATGAATGCGCTCTATGCGCGCCTCGGCGCGCATATCATCTCCGCCAGCAGCGCCTACGAGCTCACCGTGTAG
- a CDS encoding uracil-xanthine permease family protein: MSNFGWAVHGDGKTIKPGAVVAPEERLSWGRTIGIGMQHVVAMFGATLLVPTLTGFPVNTTLLFSGLGTILFLLITRNRLPSYLGSSFAFIAPLSASQQYGIGAQAGSVLVTGLVLVAIGFAVKAAGRKVLDAVMPPAVTGAIVALIGLNLAPNAATNYSSQPLVATVTLAVIILATVAGRGMVSRLSILIGVVVGWAFAAATGNLGEGAVQSIRAAAWIGFPQFHAPEFHVSAIAAALPVLVVLIAENVGHVKAVSEMTKRDLDDLAGDALIADGLATSLAGGFGGSGTTTYAENIGVMAATRVYSTAAYWVAAITAIALAFIPKFGALIFTIPTGVLGGACIVLYGLIGMLGVRIWMDNKVNFNNPVNLTAAAVALIAGIGNLTLDVFGVTLEGIAWGSVGIIVLYPVMKKLYGSIGEGRGAKY, encoded by the coding sequence GTGAGTAATTTTGGCTGGGCCGTCCACGGGGACGGAAAAACGATTAAGCCGGGCGCGGTCGTCGCACCCGAAGAACGATTGAGCTGGGGCCGCACTATCGGCATCGGCATGCAGCACGTCGTGGCCATGTTCGGCGCGACACTGCTGGTGCCCACCCTGACCGGATTCCCGGTCAATACGACGTTGCTGTTTTCAGGCCTGGGAACAATCCTATTCCTCCTGATTACCCGCAACCGCCTGCCTTCCTACCTGGGATCCTCTTTCGCGTTCATTGCGCCGCTGAGCGCCTCCCAGCAGTACGGCATTGGCGCACAGGCGGGTTCCGTCTTAGTGACTGGCCTGGTCCTGGTGGCGATTGGTTTCGCGGTGAAGGCGGCGGGCCGGAAGGTCCTTGACGCCGTCATGCCGCCGGCTGTGACCGGCGCCATCGTGGCACTGATTGGCCTTAACTTGGCGCCCAATGCTGCCACCAATTATTCGAGCCAGCCTCTGGTTGCCACGGTGACGCTGGCGGTCATCATCCTGGCCACCGTCGCTGGTCGCGGCATGGTGTCGCGTCTGTCTATCCTCATCGGTGTTGTCGTGGGCTGGGCTTTTGCGGCTGCCACGGGCAACCTTGGCGAAGGCGCTGTGCAGTCCATCCGCGCAGCAGCCTGGATTGGCTTCCCACAGTTCCATGCGCCGGAGTTTCACGTTTCCGCCATCGCGGCCGCGCTTCCGGTCCTGGTCGTGTTGATTGCGGAAAACGTCGGCCACGTCAAGGCCGTCTCGGAGATGACCAAGCGCGATCTCGATGATCTGGCCGGTGACGCCCTCATTGCAGACGGTCTTGCCACCTCCCTGGCTGGTGGTTTCGGTGGCTCAGGTACTACGACCTACGCGGAGAATATCGGCGTGATGGCCGCGACCCGCGTCTACTCCACGGCCGCCTACTGGGTAGCTGCTATCACAGCCATCGCTCTGGCCTTCATCCCGAAGTTTGGCGCGCTCATCTTTACCATCCCCACCGGCGTGCTGGGTGGTGCTTGCATTGTCCTCTACGGGCTCATCGGCATGCTCGGCGTGCGCATCTGGATGGACAACAAGGTCAACTTCAATAACCCGGTGAACCTCACTGCTGCGGCGGTGGCGCTCATCGCGGGTATTGGCAACCTCACCCTCGACGTCTTTGGCGTGACGCTTGAGGGCATTGCCTGGGGCTCTGTCGGCATCATCGTGCTCTACCCGGTGATGAAGAAGCTCTACGGCTCCATTGGTGAGGGCCGCGGCGCGAAGTACTAG
- the dapF gene encoding diaminopimelate epimerase, which produces MNFAKGHGTENDFVIVEGTEPLPPEKVAALCDRRAGIGADGVLRVIRAGELLASGEIDELAPGINADDWFMDYRNADGSVAEMCGNGTRVFAHWVRSRGLVEEDTFTVGTRAGAKQVTVHSFSETEAEVSVEMGPAQVLGVSTAAMAGESFAGLGVDVGNPHLAAVIPGLSAEALAGKRLEQPVFDTDFFPAGVNVELVTPLRDGVIHMRVFERGSGETRSCGTGTVAAACAALADASQVTGHVRVIVPGGEVEVDITEDGSTLTGPSRIVATGETSL; this is translated from the coding sequence ATGAACTTTGCTAAAGGCCACGGAACTGAGAACGATTTCGTCATTGTGGAGGGAACCGAGCCGCTACCGCCGGAAAAGGTGGCGGCACTGTGTGACCGTCGAGCCGGAATCGGCGCCGACGGTGTACTGCGCGTCATCCGCGCTGGTGAACTGCTCGCTTCTGGAGAAATCGATGAGCTCGCGCCGGGTATTAACGCCGATGACTGGTTCATGGACTACCGCAACGCGGATGGCTCCGTGGCGGAAATGTGTGGCAACGGCACCCGCGTCTTCGCGCATTGGGTCCGTTCCCGTGGGTTGGTGGAAGAAGACACCTTCACCGTGGGCACGCGCGCCGGCGCCAAGCAGGTTACCGTGCACTCTTTCAGCGAGACTGAGGCCGAAGTTAGCGTGGAGATGGGACCAGCACAGGTGCTCGGTGTCTCCACGGCTGCGATGGCGGGGGAGAGCTTCGCCGGGCTAGGAGTGGACGTGGGAAACCCCCATTTGGCGGCTGTAATCCCGGGGCTTAGCGCAGAGGCCTTGGCTGGAAAGCGCCTTGAGCAGCCTGTCTTTGACACTGATTTTTTCCCGGCAGGCGTCAACGTAGAGCTGGTGACACCTTTGCGCGATGGTGTGATTCACATGCGCGTCTTCGAGCGCGGCTCGGGGGAGACTCGCTCGTGCGGCACCGGAACGGTGGCGGCAGCGTGCGCCGCGCTTGCCGATGCCTCCCAGGTCACCGGCCACGTCCGCGTCATTGTTCCGGGCGGCGAGGTAGAGGTGGACATCACCGAAGACGGCTCCACGCTGACGGGGCCTTCGCGCATCGTGGCAACTGGTGAAACTTCACTATAG
- a CDS encoding alkene reductase — translation MTTLFDSLELGRLTLPNRVTMAALTRSRAGRDGVPTHVHETYYTQRASMGLIVTEGVFPSMTSRAFPGQPGVETPEQIAGWRRVTESVHEAGGRIFMQVMNGGRLSHASLLEGAQPVAPSAVASGTAVRDFESRKECPVPRALDVEELPRIIGEFRQAARNAIDAGMDGVEIHGANGYLLHQFLSPSSNHREDAYGGNPENRYRLVEEILRAVAEEIGADRLALRLSPQHNIQGIEETDAADVLATYGGLLRASEDLGLAYVSFLHAEPTGELITELSTLARANGRTRVILNSGFVQVTQRAEAEELVQHGDAVAVGRLAISNPDLVRRWQEQLPITAPDEGTFYTGGERGYTDYPLYTVSS, via the coding sequence ATGACTACACTCTTCGACTCACTTGAATTGGGACGACTAACCCTGCCAAACCGCGTGACCATGGCAGCTTTGACCCGCTCACGGGCAGGCCGTGACGGTGTCCCCACACATGTGCACGAGACGTACTACACGCAGCGCGCTTCCATGGGCCTTATCGTGACAGAGGGCGTATTCCCCTCGATGACGAGCCGCGCCTTTCCTGGCCAGCCCGGTGTCGAAACTCCAGAGCAGATTGCCGGGTGGCGTCGCGTGACGGAGTCCGTCCATGAGGCCGGCGGGCGCATTTTCATGCAGGTAATGAATGGCGGGCGCCTGTCTCATGCCAGTCTCCTCGAAGGGGCACAGCCGGTAGCGCCCTCCGCAGTGGCCTCTGGGACTGCGGTCAGAGATTTTGAGTCCCGCAAAGAGTGTCCGGTTCCCCGAGCCCTCGACGTTGAAGAGCTACCTCGCATCATCGGAGAGTTCCGTCAGGCCGCTCGCAACGCCATCGACGCAGGGATGGATGGCGTAGAGATCCATGGCGCCAATGGCTACCTTCTGCATCAATTCCTTTCCCCGAGCTCCAATCACCGAGAGGATGCTTATGGTGGAAACCCAGAGAATCGCTATCGCCTCGTGGAGGAAATCCTCCGTGCTGTGGCCGAGGAGATCGGTGCAGACCGTCTCGCACTGCGGCTGTCGCCACAACACAATATTCAGGGCATCGAGGAAACTGACGCCGCGGATGTGCTTGCCACGTATGGAGGGCTGCTCCGTGCAAGTGAAGACCTCGGTCTGGCCTATGTTTCCTTCCTCCACGCAGAGCCTACCGGTGAGCTCATTACTGAGCTGAGCACCCTTGCACGCGCTAACGGGCGCACCCGCGTCATCCTGAATTCGGGATTTGTCCAGGTCACCCAGCGTGCCGAAGCCGAGGAGCTGGTTCAGCATGGTGATGCGGTGGCCGTGGGCCGCTTGGCCATCTCGAACCCGGACCTCGTTCGCCGCTGGCAGGAGCAGCTTCCAATCACCGCGCCGGACGAAGGAACGTTTTACACAGGTGGGGAGCGCGGCTACACCGATTATCCGCTCTACACGGTGAGCTCGTAG
- the miaB gene encoding tRNA (N6-isopentenyl adenosine(37)-C2)-methylthiotransferase MiaB yields the protein MGQLECPPVNSPVINSQPRTYEVRTFGCQMNVHDSERISGLLEEAGYSAAPEGTEPDLIVFNTCAVRENADKRLYGTLGALKKTKENHPGMQIAVGGCLAQKDKDIVLDHAPWVDAVFGTHNMAALPALLERARHNDEAQVEIVDALEAFPSVLPAKRESAYAGWVSVSVGCNNTCTFCIVPSLRGKEEDRRPGDILAEVQALVDQGVSEVTLLGQNVNAYGVNFADPDLPRDRFAFSKLLREVGKIEGLERLRFTSPHPAEFTSDVIDAMAETPAVCPQLHMPLQSGSDKVLKDMRRSYRTKKFLGILDEVREKMPHAAITTDIIVGFPGETEEDFEATLEVVRRARFASAFTFQYSPRPGTPAAEMENQIPKGVVQERFERLVALQDSIQAEENAKLVGSGVELLVQAEGGRKSAETHRLTGRARDGRLVHFAPVDPAGKDISAEIRPGDVVHTTVTGAGSFFLVADSGVSERRRTKAGDMSAAGQTPTTAPIGVGLGLPGVGKPSAPADSCGC from the coding sequence ATGGGCCAGTTAGAATGTCCCCCCGTGAACTCCCCCGTAATTAATTCCCAGCCCCGCACCTATGAGGTGCGGACTTTCGGCTGCCAAATGAACGTTCATGACTCAGAGCGTATCTCCGGCTTGCTTGAGGAAGCCGGCTATTCGGCGGCACCGGAGGGCACTGAGCCTGACCTCATCGTTTTCAATACTTGCGCCGTGCGCGAGAACGCCGATAAGCGCCTGTACGGCACGTTGGGTGCGTTAAAGAAGACGAAGGAAAACCACCCGGGCATGCAAATCGCGGTGGGTGGCTGCTTGGCGCAGAAGGATAAGGACATAGTCCTTGACCATGCGCCGTGGGTAGACGCTGTTTTCGGAACCCACAACATGGCTGCCCTGCCGGCATTGCTGGAGCGTGCCCGCCACAACGATGAGGCCCAGGTTGAGATCGTCGACGCCCTGGAGGCCTTCCCGTCCGTGCTGCCGGCAAAGCGCGAATCCGCTTATGCCGGGTGGGTATCGGTATCCGTGGGCTGCAATAACACCTGTACCTTCTGCATTGTTCCTTCGCTGCGCGGCAAGGAAGAAGACCGCCGCCCAGGCGATATCCTCGCAGAGGTTCAAGCACTGGTGGACCAGGGCGTGTCCGAGGTGACCTTGTTGGGGCAAAACGTCAACGCCTATGGTGTCAACTTCGCCGACCCGGATCTGCCGCGGGACCGCTTCGCTTTCTCCAAGCTGCTGCGGGAAGTGGGCAAGATCGAGGGGCTTGAGCGCCTCCGCTTTACCTCCCCACACCCTGCAGAGTTCACGTCCGATGTCATCGATGCCATGGCGGAGACCCCAGCAGTGTGCCCGCAGCTGCACATGCCGCTTCAGTCTGGTTCGGACAAGGTGCTCAAGGACATGCGCCGTTCCTATCGTACGAAGAAGTTCCTGGGCATTCTCGATGAAGTGCGAGAGAAAATGCCGCATGCTGCCATTACGACGGATATCATTGTGGGCTTCCCTGGCGAGACGGAGGAAGACTTCGAGGCCACTCTAGAGGTGGTGCGCCGCGCCCGCTTCGCGTCCGCCTTCACTTTCCAGTACTCGCCGCGCCCAGGCACTCCGGCTGCCGAAATGGAGAATCAGATACCGAAGGGGGTCGTGCAGGAGCGCTTCGAGCGCTTGGTAGCGCTGCAGGACTCCATCCAGGCTGAGGAAAACGCGAAGCTCGTCGGTTCCGGTGTGGAGCTTCTGGTTCAGGCGGAAGGTGGTCGTAAGTCCGCCGAGACTCACCGCCTTACCGGCCGTGCCCGCGATGGTCGCCTCGTTCACTTCGCTCCCGTCGATCCTGCGGGCAAGGACATTTCCGCGGAGATTCGTCCCGGTGATGTCGTGCACACCACCGTGACGGGTGCGGGCTCCTTCTTCCTGGTTGCTGACTCCGGCGTTAGCGAGCGCCGCCGCACGAAGGCCGGCGATATGTCGGCGGCAGGGCAGACACCTACGACGGCTCCGATTGGGGTGGGGCTGGGGCTGCCGGGCGTCGGCAAGCCCAGCGCGCCGGCTGATTCCTGCGGCTGTTAG
- the miaA gene encoding tRNA (adenosine(37)-N6)-dimethylallyltransferase MiaA, whose product MTHTHPHAPTPIAVVGPTASGKSALGVALAHELDGEVVNVDSMQLYRGMDIGTAKLTMEEREGIPHHQLDVWDVTETASVARYQSAAIADIESIRARGKTPILVGGSMLYVQSLVDDWQFPPTDPQVRARWEARRQEIGTDALHAELASVDPAAAAIIEDKDPRRTVRALEVIELTGKPFKASQPPKNAPPRWGTRILGLRTEASWLNPRIELRSRLMFDKGLVEEVESLQIRGLKAESTAGRAIGYAQVLQAQRGELTWEEAVERTITGTRRYVRRQRAWFNRDKRIHWLDAAADTTTQALRVLEGR is encoded by the coding sequence ATGACTCATACTCACCCGCACGCACCAACCCCCATTGCAGTGGTTGGCCCGACGGCCTCCGGAAAGTCGGCTCTCGGCGTAGCTCTTGCACACGAGCTTGACGGGGAAGTTGTCAACGTTGATTCGATGCAGCTCTACCGTGGCATGGACATCGGCACCGCCAAGCTAACGATGGAGGAACGCGAAGGTATCCCACACCATCAGCTCGATGTGTGGGACGTGACGGAAACGGCGTCGGTAGCACGCTATCAGTCCGCTGCCATCGCGGATATCGAGAGTATTCGAGCGCGTGGCAAGACTCCGATCTTGGTGGGCGGCTCCATGCTTTATGTCCAATCACTCGTGGATGATTGGCAATTCCCGCCCACTGATCCGCAGGTGCGCGCTCGCTGGGAAGCCCGGCGCCAAGAGATTGGTACCGATGCCTTGCACGCAGAGCTTGCCAGCGTGGACCCGGCAGCCGCGGCCATCATTGAAGATAAGGACCCGCGCCGTACCGTGCGCGCGCTGGAAGTCATCGAGCTTACAGGCAAGCCTTTCAAAGCCAGCCAGCCACCGAAGAACGCCCCGCCCCGGTGGGGCACGAGAATCCTCGGGTTGCGCACGGAAGCCAGCTGGTTGAACCCGCGCATCGAGCTGCGTAGCCGCCTCATGTTCGACAAGGGGCTGGTGGAGGAAGTGGAGAGCCTCCAAATCCGCGGCTTGAAGGCTGAGTCCACAGCCGGGCGGGCGATTGGCTATGCCCAAGTTCTCCAAGCACAGCGCGGAGAGCTGACATGGGAGGAGGCAGTGGAGCGCACTATCACCGGAACCCGCCGCTATGTGCGCCGCCAGCGCGCCTGGTTCAACCGCGATAAACGGATCCACTGGTTGGATGCCGCGGCTGACACGACCACGCAGGCTTTGCGTGTCCTCGAAGGGCGTTAG
- the hflX gene encoding GTPase HflX: MTQETHDDLLAQAFGEPAPMTQVPSTGDFDLAERNAFRRVNRKTTIRSEDSTDIYEVEYRKLRLEQVILVGVWTEGTVAEVEATMAELVALTETAGAEVIEALYQKRDKPDPGTYIGSGKVKELKDIVTATGADTVVCDGELTPGQLTALERALNTKVIDRTMLILDIFAQHAKSKEGKVQVSLAQLEYLYTHTRGWGGNLSRQAGGRAGSNGGVGLRGPGETKIETDRRRIRTQMALLRKELKGMKTEREIKRSRRASSTIAQIAIAGYTNAGKSSLINAMTGAGVLVEDALFATLDPTTRRAELADGRQVVFTDTVGFVRHLPTQLVEAFKSTLEEVLAADLMLHVVDGSDPFPLKQIEAVNKVIYDIVKDTGEEAPPEIIVINKIDQADPLVLAELRHALDRDNVVYVSAKTREGIDELTARVELFLNSQDEHVQLLVPFTRGDVVDRIHTQGTVRSEEYTGQGTLVDVRLPASIAAELREFRVAGEDA; the protein is encoded by the coding sequence ATGACACAAGAAACCCATGATGATCTCCTCGCGCAGGCTTTTGGTGAGCCCGCGCCCATGACACAGGTGCCGTCCACCGGTGATTTCGACCTCGCGGAGCGCAATGCCTTCCGGCGAGTGAACCGTAAGACCACAATCCGCTCAGAAGACAGCACCGACATCTACGAGGTGGAGTACCGCAAGCTCCGCCTTGAGCAAGTGATCTTGGTGGGCGTGTGGACCGAAGGCACCGTGGCCGAGGTTGAGGCCACGATGGCGGAGCTTGTCGCGTTGACGGAGACCGCGGGTGCAGAGGTCATCGAAGCCCTGTATCAGAAGCGCGACAAGCCGGATCCTGGAACCTATATCGGTTCCGGCAAGGTGAAAGAGCTCAAGGATATCGTGACTGCCACCGGCGCGGATACCGTGGTATGCGACGGCGAACTTACCCCGGGCCAGCTCACGGCATTAGAACGAGCGCTCAACACCAAGGTTATCGACCGCACCATGCTCATCTTGGACATCTTCGCGCAGCACGCCAAGTCCAAGGAAGGTAAAGTCCAAGTCTCGCTCGCACAGCTGGAGTACCTCTACACCCATACACGCGGTTGGGGCGGTAACCTCTCGCGCCAGGCGGGTGGCCGAGCCGGATCCAACGGCGGTGTCGGCTTGCGCGGACCCGGTGAAACCAAGATTGAGACGGATCGTCGCCGCATCCGCACGCAGATGGCGCTGCTGCGCAAGGAACTTAAAGGGATGAAGACGGAACGCGAGATCAAGCGCTCGCGCCGCGCATCCTCAACGATTGCGCAGATCGCTATTGCTGGCTACACCAACGCTGGCAAGTCTTCGCTCATCAACGCGATGACGGGCGCTGGCGTGCTGGTGGAGGACGCGCTGTTCGCTACCTTGGATCCCACTACGCGCCGCGCCGAGCTGGCTGATGGCCGTCAGGTCGTCTTCACCGATACCGTCGGCTTTGTGCGCCACCTGCCGACGCAGCTGGTGGAAGCCTTCAAATCCACCTTGGAGGAAGTCCTCGCAGCGGACTTGATGCTTCATGTGGTGGACGGCTCTGATCCTTTCCCGCTCAAGCAGATTGAAGCGGTCAACAAGGTCATCTATGACATTGTGAAGGACACCGGTGAGGAAGCCCCGCCGGAGATTATCGTCATTAATAAGATTGACCAGGCTGACCCCCTGGTACTCGCGGAGCTGCGCCACGCCCTCGACCGCGACAATGTCGTCTATGTCTCCGCCAAGACGAGGGAGGGCATCGATGAGCTCACTGCGCGTGTGGAGCTGTTCCTCAATTCCCAAGACGAGCACGTGCAGCTGCTCGTGCCGTTTACCCGCGGGGACGTGGTCGATCGCATCCATACCCAGGGCACCGTGCGCAGTGAGGAGTACACGGGTCAGGGCACGCTTGTCGACGTTCGCCTGCCCGCCTCTATTGCCGCCGAACTCAGGGAATTTCGCGTGGCCGGTGAGGACGCTTAG